The following are from one region of the Ignavibacteriota bacterium genome:
- a CDS encoding 30S ribosomal protein THX, which translates to MGKGDKKSKKGKRFRHSFGRTRQRKHTKSNHHKKKTEEKPKSIEQKKTLRSEPELEKPVVVLEPKVDEIKLVQPEISEIKEEVQISEVSVAVIPDIPEESLARLSNHLNQVNQPKKS; encoded by the coding sequence ATGGGCAAAGGAGACAAAAAATCAAAAAAAGGGAAAAGATTCAGACACTCGTTTGGAAGGACAAGACAACGGAAACATACTAAAAGTAATCATCACAAAAAGAAAACAGAAGAAAAGCCAAAATCAATAGAACAGAAAAAGACACTTCGCAGTGAACCTGAATTGGAAAAACCAGTTGTTGTTCTTGAACCAAAGGTAGATGAAATTAAATTGGTTCAACCAGAAATCTCTGAAATAAAAGAAGAAGTTCAAATTTCGGAAGTATCTGTTGCTGTAATTCCGGATATACCTGAAGAAAGTCTTGCCCGGTTATCGAATCATCTGAACCAAGTCAATCAGCCAAAGAAGAGTTAA